Proteins from one Oncorhynchus masou masou isolate Uvic2021 chromosome 12, UVic_Omas_1.1, whole genome shotgun sequence genomic window:
- the LOC135549461 gene encoding 2-iminobutanoate/2-iminopropanoate deaminase-like isoform X2 — MMAAVQKLFPSTPKAPVRQGIYSQAVVVDRTMYISGQLGLDVASGKLVEGGVQAQARQALVNMGEILKAAGCGYDNVVKTTVLLADINDFVNVNDVYKTWWSGGDRGCGYSGTHL; from the exons ATGATGGCTGCTGTTCAGAAACTCTTTCCTTCTACTCCTAAAGCACCTGTAAGGCAGGGGATTTACAG CCAGGCGGTGGTGGTGGATCGGACCATGTACATCTCCGGCCAGCTGGGGCTAGACGTGGCTTCAGGGAAGCTGGTGGAGGGAGGGGTACAGGCTCAGGCCAGACAG GCTCTGGTCAATATGGGAGAGATCCTGAAAGCAGCTGGATGTGGTTATGACAATG TCGTCAAGACAACCGTGCTGTTGGCAGACATCAATGACTTTGTCAACGTCAACGATGTTTATAAGACAT GGTGGTCTGGTGGAGATCGAGGCTGTGGCTATTCTGGGACCCATCTCTGA
- the LOC135549461 gene encoding 2-iminobutanoate/2-iminopropanoate deaminase-like isoform X1: MMAAVQKLFPSTPKAPVRQGIYSQAVVVDRTMYISGQLGLDVASGKLVEGGVQAQARQALVNMGEILKAAGCGYDNVVKTTVLLADINDFVNVNDVYKTFFSKNFPARAAYQVVALPRGGLVEIEAVAILGPISES; this comes from the exons ATGATGGCTGCTGTTCAGAAACTCTTTCCTTCTACTCCTAAAGCACCTGTAAGGCAGGGGATTTACAG CCAGGCGGTGGTGGTGGATCGGACCATGTACATCTCCGGCCAGCTGGGGCTAGACGTGGCTTCAGGGAAGCTGGTGGAGGGAGGGGTACAGGCTCAGGCCAGACAG GCTCTGGTCAATATGGGAGAGATCCTGAAAGCAGCTGGATGTGGTTATGACAATG TCGTCAAGACAACCGTGCTGTTGGCAGACATCAATGACTTTGTCAACGTCAACGATGTTTATAAGACAT TTTTCAGCAAAAACTTCCCTGCCAGAGCAGCCTACCAGGTTGTTGCCCTCCCCAGA GGTGGTCTGGTGGAGATCGAGGCTGTGGCTATTCTGGGACCCATCTCTGAGTCCTGA